The Acinetobacter sp. WCHA45 DNA window CTTAATGAAACCAAAGAGCCTTTATCACTGAAATTAAACATAGGTTGAGGTGAACCAGATAAACGAGCGGCCATGGCATCTACCAAGAATGTCGCTTGTTGGCTTGCGACCTGTGCACGTGGTCCTAATGGAGGTTGACGTGCATCAAGCTGACAATTTGCACAATCTCCAAAGGCAAATACATTTGGATCTGAATACGTTTGTAATGTCGCATAGACCATTAAACGATTAATTTTATCACGTTTAAAATCTGTAAATGATTCTAAAACTTTGGGCGCTTTGACACCTGCCGCCCATACGGTAATGTCTGAATGCAAAACATGACCGTTGCTAAAATAGACATTTGATTTATCGACTTTTTGCACTTGATGTTGCGTCAGAATGTCGATGCCCATTTTTTGTAATTGTTTCGCGCTATGTGCAGCTGTTTTTTCATTGAGCGCAGGCAAGATACGATCTGAGGCTTCGATCAAAGTAATTTTAACTTGTTTCGGATTAATTCTCTTTAACCCATAACGATAAAAATTCTTCGTGGTTTCAATCAGTTCAGCTGCTAATTCTACACCTGTTGCACCCGCACCCACGATACCAATATTCAAGGCACGTTCAGTTGCTTGGTTTTGCGCTTCAATATAAAGATGGAATAAGTCCTGTTGGAAAATATCGGCTTGTTTACGACTATCTAAGAAATGACAATTTTCACGTACACCTTCAGTTCCGAAGTCATTTGAAACTGAACCAACAGCTAATATCAATGTATCGTAGCTGACACTCTGAATAACAGGAGTATGTTCTTTAGAAAGTTGAGGAGGCGAAATCGTAATTTGCTTTTGATCTTTATTTGCGTTGATTAAGGTTCCGAGGGTGAACTCAAAATCATGTTTTTCTGCGTGAGCAAAATAATTGGTTTGTTCTTCGTGAGGATTTAGCGAGCCAGCGGCAATTTCGTGTAGGAGAGGCTTCCATATATGCGTGAGATTTTGGTCGATTAGGGTAATTTTGGCTTTCTTTTTCCTGCCAAAACGTTCACCTAATTGTGTCGCAAGCTCTAAACCACCTGCGCCACCACCCACAATCACGATATGATGTAAGGTTTTGCTCATGATTAACCTAATTATTTTTGTGAAAGGATGGTTGGATT harbors:
- a CDS encoding NAD(P)/FAD-dependent oxidoreductase; translated protein: MSKTLHHIVIVGGGAGGLELATQLGERFGRKKKAKITLIDQNLTHIWKPLLHEIAAGSLNPHEEQTNYFAHAEKHDFEFTLGTLINANKDQKQITISPPQLSKEHTPVIQSVSYDTLILAVGSVSNDFGTEGVRENCHFLDSRKQADIFQQDLFHLYIEAQNQATERALNIGIVGAGATGVELAAELIETTKNFYRYGLKRINPKQVKITLIEASDRILPALNEKTAAHSAKQLQKMGIDILTQHQVQKVDKSNVYFSNGHVLHSDITVWAAGVKAPKVLESFTDFKRDKINRLMVYATLQTYSDPNVFAFGDCANCQLDARQPPLGPRAQVASQQATFLVDAMAARLSGSPQPMFNFSDKGSLVSLSRNQAVGELLGDVSVQGFIAKTMYVSLYRLHQANIHGYTQAGMLTMKDFLTRRVRPKIKLY